In Anthonomus grandis grandis chromosome 5, icAntGran1.3, whole genome shotgun sequence, the following are encoded in one genomic region:
- the LOC126736426 gene encoding monocarboxylate transporter 12-B-like isoform X2 has protein sequence MMAPPNLDSVATPDKPYTLLPTTEEKENEDTDKESSLPEERDSNENDTLVDKSNDKSLDDDVCSDDIEVVVPPDGGWGWVIVFASFMCNLIVDGIIFSFATFLRGIADEFGVTKPEVSIVGSLMSGFYLMVGPFASAIANKFGFRLVAIIGTFLAATAFALSYFATSVEYLCISYGLLGGIGFGFIYVPAVITVGFYFERWRALATGIGVCGSGIGTFLFAPLCEILIRKLGWRSALLVQGGIVFSCVIFGSLFRPLKPTKVKDLDESADDKNPEENLSTKLPSKTKLKLEEALKNMEKADHQHSLTRIFGANNNSEYPRISDVYHTIHVPSRTHSSHVPLKSHFREKRLSAPYIFANEKPKQPLGATLSKPTIVPKSPERTKSHTEDMVRPLYRDDIFFQSSLLRLPQYTSQSSVAYNLAVTRMPTKQDILEEKRHACKLCPEAVKRALATMLDFTLLKSPSFIILAIGGFFTMMGFYVPFMFLKDRAEEAGMGNSTAVFLISSIGIANTLGRVFCGILSSFPSINALFVTNVALTIGGIATILSGLSATAAYQFFYTAVFGLAISTFASLRSIIVVDLLGLERLTNAFGLLLLFQGVAAMIGAPLAGAFKNATGGYDASFYLSGSMLLISAIMCYPLNWINRWEIRRNQERAKMEAV, from the exons atgGCGCCTCCAAACCTAGACTCCGTGGCCACCCCAGATAAACCTTACACTCTTTTACCAACCACtgaagaaaaggaaaatgaaGATACAGACAAAGAGTCCAGTCTACCAGAGGAAAGAGATTCAAACGAAAACGACACTCTGGTAGATAAATCAAATGACAAAAGCTTAGATGATGACGTTTGCTCGGACGATATAGAAGTAGTAGTACCACCAGATGGTGGTTGGGGCTGGGTGATCGTATTTGCTTCTTTTATGTGCAACCTCATTGTCGATGGAATCATATTTTCCTTTGCCACATTCTTAAGGGGAATAGCTGACGAGTTTGGAGTAACAAAGCCGGAAGTTTCCATAGTCGGATCGCTGATGTCTGGGTTTTATCTTATGGTGGGACCGTTTGCAAGCGCTATTGCAAACAAATTCGGATTCAGGCTGGTTGCTATTATTGGAACTTTCTTGGCAGCTACTGCGTTTGCGCTCTCATATTTTGCTACTAGTGTGGAGTACCTGTGTATTTCTTATGGATTACTCGGAG GTATCGGATTTGGGTTCATTTACGTGCCAGCAGTAATAACAGTAGGTTTCTACTTCGAAAGATGGAGGGCATTGGCAACTGGCATTGGCGTATGTGGATCTGGAATAGGAACATTCTTATTTGCACCATTATGCGAAATCTTAATCAGAAAGCTCGGATGGAGAAGTGCTTTGTTGGTGCAAGGAGGCATTGTATTTAGCTGTGTTATATTTGGCAGCTTATTTAG GCCACTGAAACCAACCAAAGTCAAAGACCTCGACGAATCCGCCGACGATAAAAACCCCGAGGAAAACCTCTCTACCAAACTCCCTAGCAAAACCAAACTAAAACTTGAAGAAGCCTTAAAAAACATGGAAAAGGCAGACCACCAGCACTCGCTAACCAGAATTTTTGGCGCCAATAACAACTCTGAATATCCACGCATTTCCGATGTGTACCACACCATTCACGTGCCATCCAGAACGCATTCCAGCCACGTGCCCTTAAAATCGCATTTCCGCGAAAAGAGGTTGAGTGCCCCATACATTTTTGCTAATGAAAAACCAAAGCAACCTCTTGGAGCCACTCTGAGCAAACCTACTATTGTTCCTAAAAGCCCAGAGCGTACTAAAAGCCATACCGAAGACATGGTCAGACCGTTGTACAGAGATGACATCTTTTTCCAGTCAAGTCTTTTAAGGCTACCGCAGTACACCTCCCAAAGTTCAGTAGCATATAATTTAGCTGTAACCAGAATGCCCACGAAACAAGATATCCTGGAAGAAAAAAGACATGCTTGCAAATTGTGCCCTGAAGCAGTTAAAAGAGCTTTGGCCACCATGCTGGACTTCACCTTGCTCAAGAGCCCCTCCTTTATCATATTAGCCATAGGAGGTTTCTTTACCATGATGGGCTTCTATGTcccttttatgtttttaaaagataGAGCTGAGGAGGCTGGTATGGGGAACTCCACTGCGGTATTCTTGATTTCATCTATTGGTATAGCCAATACCTTGGGCAGGGTATTCTGTGGAATTCTCAGTTCCTTCCCATCGATTAATGCGTTGTTTGTCACCAATGTTGCTTTGACTATTGGCGGGATTGCTACGATTCTTAGTGGTCTATCTGCTACAGCTGCTTATCAGTTCTTCTACACTGCTGTATTTGGTTTAGCCattt CTACATTCGCTTCACTCAGGTCAATCATCGTAGTAGATCTGCTTGGCTTGGAACGATTGACTAATGCTTTTGGCCTACTTCTACTTTTCCAGGGGGTGGCAGCCATGATTGGGGCTCCATTGGCTGGTGCCTTTAAAAACGCCACCGGGGGATACGATGCCTCATTCTACTTATCTGGAAGTATGCTACTGATTTCTGCCATTATGTGTTACCCGTTAAACTGGATTAATCGCTGGGAAATTAGAAGGAATCAAGAAAGAGCTAAAATGGAAGCAGTATAA
- the LOC126736426 gene encoding monocarboxylate transporter 12-B-like isoform X3 — protein MAPPNLDSVATPDKPYTLLPTTEEKENEDTDKESSLPEERDSNENDTLVDKSNDKSLDDDVCSDDIEVVVPPDGGWGWVIVFASFMCNLIVDGIIFSFATFLRGIADEFGVTKPEVSIVGSLMSGFYLMVGPFASAIANKFGFRLVAIIGTFLAATAFALSYFATSVEYLCISYGLLGGIGFGFIYVPAVITVGFYFERWRALATGIGVCGSGIGTFLFAPLCEILIRKLGWRSALLVQGGIVFSCVIFGSLFRPLKPTKVKDLDESADDKNPEENLSTKLPSKTKLKLEEALKNMEKADHQHSLTRIFGANNNSEYPRISDVYHTIHVPSRTHSSHVPLKSHFREKRLSAPYIFANEKPKQPLGATLSKPTIVPKSPERTKSHTEDMVRPLYRDDIFFQSSLLRLPQYTSQSSVAYNLAVTRMPTKQDILEEKRHACKLCPEAVKRALATMLDFTLLKSPSFIILAIGGFFTMMGFYVPFMFLKDRAEEAGMGNSTAVFLISSIGIANTLGRVFCGILSSFPSINALFVTNVALTIGGIATILSGLSATAAYQFFYTAVFGLAISTFASLRSIIVVDLLGLERLTNAFGLLLLFQGVAAMIGAPLAGAFKNATGGYDASFYLSGSMLLISAIMCYPLNWINRWEIRRNQERAKMEAV, from the exons atgGCGCCTCCAAACCTAGACTCCGTGGCCACCCCAGATAAACCTTACACTCTTTTACCAACCACtgaagaaaaggaaaatgaaGATACAGACAAAGAGTCCAGTCTACCAGAGGAAAGAGATTCAAACGAAAACGACACTCTGGTAGATAAATCAAATGACAAAAGCTTAGATGATGACGTTTGCTCGGACGATATAGAAGTAGTAGTACCACCAGATGGTGGTTGGGGCTGGGTGATCGTATTTGCTTCTTTTATGTGCAACCTCATTGTCGATGGAATCATATTTTCCTTTGCCACATTCTTAAGGGGAATAGCTGACGAGTTTGGAGTAACAAAGCCGGAAGTTTCCATAGTCGGATCGCTGATGTCTGGGTTTTATCTTATGGTGGGACCGTTTGCAAGCGCTATTGCAAACAAATTCGGATTCAGGCTGGTTGCTATTATTGGAACTTTCTTGGCAGCTACTGCGTTTGCGCTCTCATATTTTGCTACTAGTGTGGAGTACCTGTGTATTTCTTATGGATTACTCGGAG GTATCGGATTTGGGTTCATTTACGTGCCAGCAGTAATAACAGTAGGTTTCTACTTCGAAAGATGGAGGGCATTGGCAACTGGCATTGGCGTATGTGGATCTGGAATAGGAACATTCTTATTTGCACCATTATGCGAAATCTTAATCAGAAAGCTCGGATGGAGAAGTGCTTTGTTGGTGCAAGGAGGCATTGTATTTAGCTGTGTTATATTTGGCAGCTTATTTAG GCCACTGAAACCAACCAAAGTCAAAGACCTCGACGAATCCGCCGACGATAAAAACCCCGAGGAAAACCTCTCTACCAAACTCCCTAGCAAAACCAAACTAAAACTTGAAGAAGCCTTAAAAAACATGGAAAAGGCAGACCACCAGCACTCGCTAACCAGAATTTTTGGCGCCAATAACAACTCTGAATATCCACGCATTTCCGATGTGTACCACACCATTCACGTGCCATCCAGAACGCATTCCAGCCACGTGCCCTTAAAATCGCATTTCCGCGAAAAGAGGTTGAGTGCCCCATACATTTTTGCTAATGAAAAACCAAAGCAACCTCTTGGAGCCACTCTGAGCAAACCTACTATTGTTCCTAAAAGCCCAGAGCGTACTAAAAGCCATACCGAAGACATGGTCAGACCGTTGTACAGAGATGACATCTTTTTCCAGTCAAGTCTTTTAAGGCTACCGCAGTACACCTCCCAAAGTTCAGTAGCATATAATTTAGCTGTAACCAGAATGCCCACGAAACAAGATATCCTGGAAGAAAAAAGACATGCTTGCAAATTGTGCCCTGAAGCAGTTAAAAGAGCTTTGGCCACCATGCTGGACTTCACCTTGCTCAAGAGCCCCTCCTTTATCATATTAGCCATAGGAGGTTTCTTTACCATGATGGGCTTCTATGTcccttttatgtttttaaaagataGAGCTGAGGAGGCTGGTATGGGGAACTCCACTGCGGTATTCTTGATTTCATCTATTGGTATAGCCAATACCTTGGGCAGGGTATTCTGTGGAATTCTCAGTTCCTTCCCATCGATTAATGCGTTGTTTGTCACCAATGTTGCTTTGACTATTGGCGGGATTGCTACGATTCTTAGTGGTCTATCTGCTACAGCTGCTTATCAGTTCTTCTACACTGCTGTATTTGGTTTAGCCattt CTACATTCGCTTCACTCAGGTCAATCATCGTAGTAGATCTGCTTGGCTTGGAACGATTGACTAATGCTTTTGGCCTACTTCTACTTTTCCAGGGGGTGGCAGCCATGATTGGGGCTCCATTGGCTGGTGCCTTTAAAAACGCCACCGGGGGATACGATGCCTCATTCTACTTATCTGGAAGTATGCTACTGATTTCTGCCATTATGTGTTACCCGTTAAACTGGATTAATCGCTGGGAAATTAGAAGGAATCAAGAAAGAGCTAAAATGGAAGCAGTATAA
- the LOC126736426 gene encoding monocarboxylate transporter 12-B-like isoform X1: MDSDSTSSEDIIWMAPPNLDSVATPDKPYTLLPTTEEKENEDTDKESSLPEERDSNENDTLVDKSNDKSLDDDVCSDDIEVVVPPDGGWGWVIVFASFMCNLIVDGIIFSFATFLRGIADEFGVTKPEVSIVGSLMSGFYLMVGPFASAIANKFGFRLVAIIGTFLAATAFALSYFATSVEYLCISYGLLGGIGFGFIYVPAVITVGFYFERWRALATGIGVCGSGIGTFLFAPLCEILIRKLGWRSALLVQGGIVFSCVIFGSLFRPLKPTKVKDLDESADDKNPEENLSTKLPSKTKLKLEEALKNMEKADHQHSLTRIFGANNNSEYPRISDVYHTIHVPSRTHSSHVPLKSHFREKRLSAPYIFANEKPKQPLGATLSKPTIVPKSPERTKSHTEDMVRPLYRDDIFFQSSLLRLPQYTSQSSVAYNLAVTRMPTKQDILEEKRHACKLCPEAVKRALATMLDFTLLKSPSFIILAIGGFFTMMGFYVPFMFLKDRAEEAGMGNSTAVFLISSIGIANTLGRVFCGILSSFPSINALFVTNVALTIGGIATILSGLSATAAYQFFYTAVFGLAISTFASLRSIIVVDLLGLERLTNAFGLLLLFQGVAAMIGAPLAGAFKNATGGYDASFYLSGSMLLISAIMCYPLNWINRWEIRRNQERAKMEAV, translated from the exons ATGGATAGTGATAGTACGAGTAGTGAAGACATCATTTGG atgGCGCCTCCAAACCTAGACTCCGTGGCCACCCCAGATAAACCTTACACTCTTTTACCAACCACtgaagaaaaggaaaatgaaGATACAGACAAAGAGTCCAGTCTACCAGAGGAAAGAGATTCAAACGAAAACGACACTCTGGTAGATAAATCAAATGACAAAAGCTTAGATGATGACGTTTGCTCGGACGATATAGAAGTAGTAGTACCACCAGATGGTGGTTGGGGCTGGGTGATCGTATTTGCTTCTTTTATGTGCAACCTCATTGTCGATGGAATCATATTTTCCTTTGCCACATTCTTAAGGGGAATAGCTGACGAGTTTGGAGTAACAAAGCCGGAAGTTTCCATAGTCGGATCGCTGATGTCTGGGTTTTATCTTATGGTGGGACCGTTTGCAAGCGCTATTGCAAACAAATTCGGATTCAGGCTGGTTGCTATTATTGGAACTTTCTTGGCAGCTACTGCGTTTGCGCTCTCATATTTTGCTACTAGTGTGGAGTACCTGTGTATTTCTTATGGATTACTCGGAG GTATCGGATTTGGGTTCATTTACGTGCCAGCAGTAATAACAGTAGGTTTCTACTTCGAAAGATGGAGGGCATTGGCAACTGGCATTGGCGTATGTGGATCTGGAATAGGAACATTCTTATTTGCACCATTATGCGAAATCTTAATCAGAAAGCTCGGATGGAGAAGTGCTTTGTTGGTGCAAGGAGGCATTGTATTTAGCTGTGTTATATTTGGCAGCTTATTTAG GCCACTGAAACCAACCAAAGTCAAAGACCTCGACGAATCCGCCGACGATAAAAACCCCGAGGAAAACCTCTCTACCAAACTCCCTAGCAAAACCAAACTAAAACTTGAAGAAGCCTTAAAAAACATGGAAAAGGCAGACCACCAGCACTCGCTAACCAGAATTTTTGGCGCCAATAACAACTCTGAATATCCACGCATTTCCGATGTGTACCACACCATTCACGTGCCATCCAGAACGCATTCCAGCCACGTGCCCTTAAAATCGCATTTCCGCGAAAAGAGGTTGAGTGCCCCATACATTTTTGCTAATGAAAAACCAAAGCAACCTCTTGGAGCCACTCTGAGCAAACCTACTATTGTTCCTAAAAGCCCAGAGCGTACTAAAAGCCATACCGAAGACATGGTCAGACCGTTGTACAGAGATGACATCTTTTTCCAGTCAAGTCTTTTAAGGCTACCGCAGTACACCTCCCAAAGTTCAGTAGCATATAATTTAGCTGTAACCAGAATGCCCACGAAACAAGATATCCTGGAAGAAAAAAGACATGCTTGCAAATTGTGCCCTGAAGCAGTTAAAAGAGCTTTGGCCACCATGCTGGACTTCACCTTGCTCAAGAGCCCCTCCTTTATCATATTAGCCATAGGAGGTTTCTTTACCATGATGGGCTTCTATGTcccttttatgtttttaaaagataGAGCTGAGGAGGCTGGTATGGGGAACTCCACTGCGGTATTCTTGATTTCATCTATTGGTATAGCCAATACCTTGGGCAGGGTATTCTGTGGAATTCTCAGTTCCTTCCCATCGATTAATGCGTTGTTTGTCACCAATGTTGCTTTGACTATTGGCGGGATTGCTACGATTCTTAGTGGTCTATCTGCTACAGCTGCTTATCAGTTCTTCTACACTGCTGTATTTGGTTTAGCCattt CTACATTCGCTTCACTCAGGTCAATCATCGTAGTAGATCTGCTTGGCTTGGAACGATTGACTAATGCTTTTGGCCTACTTCTACTTTTCCAGGGGGTGGCAGCCATGATTGGGGCTCCATTGGCTGGTGCCTTTAAAAACGCCACCGGGGGATACGATGCCTCATTCTACTTATCTGGAAGTATGCTACTGATTTCTGCCATTATGTGTTACCCGTTAAACTGGATTAATCGCTGGGAAATTAGAAGGAATCAAGAAAGAGCTAAAATGGAAGCAGTATAA